Proteins from a single region of Chitinibacter bivalviorum:
- a CDS encoding retropepsin-like aspartic protease family protein: MRIILALLALCYCSLSFADDIVLIGTMGNKGVFQINGQKKTLQAGQESGAFKVLAIQGETATVSSGSQQRQLQLGQGYVAQTSENNENSGGSLVLSPDAQGHYMADLFINQVSRRGLVDTGATHLSMTRNVAEAMRISYQSGQLGRSQTANGVINAWLIRIPQVKIGNIMVYDVPAVVRDANDNSPILIGTSVLNRFQMKRDQDLMILSKKAY, from the coding sequence ATGCGCATCATCCTTGCCCTACTCGCCTTGTGTTATTGCAGCCTGAGTTTTGCCGACGACATTGTGCTCATTGGCACGATGGGTAATAAAGGCGTGTTCCAAATCAATGGACAAAAGAAAACCTTGCAAGCTGGACAGGAAAGCGGCGCATTCAAAGTGCTTGCGATTCAAGGCGAAACAGCAACGGTCAGTAGTGGCAGTCAACAGCGACAATTGCAATTAGGGCAAGGCTATGTCGCGCAAACTTCAGAAAATAACGAGAATAGCGGCGGCAGCTTGGTGCTCAGCCCCGATGCGCAGGGCCACTATATGGCCGATTTATTCATCAACCAAGTGAGCCGACGCGGTTTGGTCGATACCGGTGCCACTCACTTATCCATGACCCGTAATGTCGCGGAGGCGATGCGGATTAGCTACCAATCAGGTCAACTCGGCCGCTCGCAAACCGCCAATGGCGTCATCAATGCATGGTTAATCCGCATTCCACAGGTCAAAATTGGCAATATCATGGTTTACGATGTGCCCGCAGTGGTGCGTGATGCCAACGATAACAGCCCCATTCTGATCGGCACCAGCGTACTGAATCGTTTTCAAATGAAGCGCGATCAGGATCTGATGATTTTAAGTAAAAAAGCATATTAA
- the rdgB gene encoding RdgB/HAM1 family non-canonical purine NTP pyrophosphatase yields the protein MQRIVLASNNAGKLKEFSHLLAPLALQVIPQGDLNVPECPEPFGTFVENALAKARHAAKITGLPALADDSGLCVHALGGAPGVYSARYGGEPKSDQRNNEKLLAALAGKPDRRAWYYAALVLVRSENDPQPLIADGVCVGEIAQALIGEGGFGYDPLFWLPNLGKTVAQISASEKSQISHRAKALNELISKLRETGL from the coding sequence ATGCAACGTATTGTTCTAGCCAGTAATAATGCCGGAAAATTAAAAGAATTTTCCCATCTGCTCGCCCCATTGGCACTACAAGTCATCCCGCAGGGCGACCTCAATGTCCCTGAATGCCCCGAGCCTTTTGGCACATTTGTGGAAAACGCGCTCGCCAAAGCGCGCCATGCCGCTAAAATCACCGGCTTGCCTGCGCTAGCCGATGATTCAGGACTGTGCGTTCATGCTTTAGGGGGTGCGCCAGGGGTATATTCAGCCCGTTATGGCGGCGAACCAAAATCCGATCAGCGCAATAATGAAAAACTGTTGGCCGCACTTGCGGGTAAGCCGGATCGCCGCGCTTGGTATTACGCAGCGCTGGTGCTGGTTCGTAGCGAGAATGATCCACAACCCTTGATTGCCGATGGCGTTTGTGTTGGTGAAATTGCGCAAGCGCTGATCGGTGAAGGCGGATTTGGCTATGATCCGCTGTTTTGGCTGCCCAATCTGGGTAAAACAGTCGCTCAAATCAGTGCCAGCGAAAAAAGTCAAATCTCTCATCGTGCTAAAGCACTCAACGAGCTGATCAGTAAATTACGGGAAACAGGTTTATGA
- the hemW gene encoding radical SAM family heme chaperone HemW, which translates to MQTISLNQLSSSGLTALPPLALYIHFPWCVRKCPYCDFNSHAVKDANYPSGLPEEQYIAALISDLESNLPQVWGRSVSSIFMGGGTPSLFSAASMDKLLEAIRARVKLNPDAEITLEANPGTFEIEKFAGYAAAGINRLSIGIQSFNPEHLSALGRIHNRDEALRAVEIAHQHFNNFNLDIMYALPKQTLAQAQADIRLAIECNSTHLSAYHLTLEPNTLFHRYPPALPDDDLAADMQEMIEAELASAGFEHYETSAFAKAGKRSQHNLNYWQFGDYLGIGAGAHGKISFHDKIIRQARYKQPTEYLTQMASGNAIQSENVVEKSELPFEFMLNLLRLTEGFPLALFTERTGLPQSKIFNEIERACSEGLLERDLHWVKPSIKGQRFLNVLMERFLP; encoded by the coding sequence ATGCAAACCATTTCGCTCAATCAGCTCTCTTCATCGGGCCTCACAGCCCTGCCGCCATTGGCGCTGTACATTCATTTCCCATGGTGCGTTCGCAAGTGCCCATACTGTGACTTTAATTCGCATGCGGTAAAAGACGCCAACTATCCGAGCGGGCTACCCGAGGAACAGTACATTGCGGCGCTGATTAGCGATTTAGAAAGCAACCTACCCCAAGTGTGGGGGCGTTCTGTCAGCAGCATTTTCATGGGGGGCGGCACACCGAGTCTTTTCTCTGCCGCTAGCATGGATAAGCTCCTTGAGGCGATTCGTGCGCGCGTCAAGCTCAACCCCGACGCAGAAATCACGCTTGAAGCCAACCCTGGCACGTTTGAAATCGAAAAATTCGCTGGCTATGCCGCCGCGGGCATTAATCGCCTATCGATCGGTATTCAAAGTTTTAATCCCGAGCACCTTAGCGCCTTGGGCCGCATTCATAATCGCGACGAAGCGCTGCGTGCGGTTGAAATTGCGCACCAGCACTTTAACAATTTCAATCTCGATATTATGTACGCACTGCCCAAGCAAACGTTGGCGCAAGCTCAGGCGGATATTCGACTCGCGATTGAATGCAATTCAACACACCTTTCAGCCTATCATCTGACACTTGAGCCCAATACGCTGTTCCACCGCTATCCGCCCGCCTTGCCCGACGACGATCTCGCGGCAGACATGCAGGAAATGATTGAAGCTGAATTGGCCAGCGCAGGTTTTGAGCATTACGAAACGAGTGCTTTTGCCAAAGCAGGCAAACGCAGCCAGCACAATCTGAATTACTGGCAATTTGGTGACTATTTGGGCATAGGCGCGGGCGCACATGGCAAAATTAGTTTTCACGACAAAATTATTCGCCAAGCACGCTACAAGCAGCCCACTGAATATCTGACCCAAATGGCGAGCGGCAATGCCATTCAAAGTGAGAATGTCGTTGAAAAAAGCGAATTGCCGTTTGAGTTTATGCTCAATCTGCTGCGCCTTACCGAAGGCTTCCCGCTCGCACTCTTTACCGAGCGAACTGGATTGCCACAGAGCAAAATATTCAATGAAATCGAACGCGCCTGCAGCGAAGGTTTACTTGAGCGTGATCTACACTGGGTTAAGCCAAGCATCAAAGGCCAGCGCTTTTTGAATGTATTGATGGAGCGCTTCCTTCCCTAA
- a CDS encoding flavin reductase family protein has protein sequence MEWPVATLSPSEKYNLITDCVVPRPIAWVSSVDAAGKINIAPFSYFNIVSSEPMIVSLSVNRRLDDQGGSERKDTALNLAHTGDCVIHIPSHDHAPAVHATGSGTPPTQAQIDALGLQFAPSRQVKTPRIENCAVALEGRFLQQIEVGSPVVADLILVEIVHIYAADDLLHNNRVHPEPYAIAASKHPRN, from the coding sequence ATGGAATGGCCAGTAGCGACGCTGTCGCCGAGCGAAAAATATAATCTGATTACCGACTGCGTCGTGCCGCGCCCAATCGCATGGGTCAGCAGCGTCGATGCGGCGGGCAAAATCAATATTGCGCCATTTTCGTATTTCAATATTGTTTCCAGCGAGCCAATGATTGTGTCACTCAGCGTCAATCGTCGCCTCGATGACCAAGGGGGTAGCGAGCGCAAAGACACGGCGTTAAATCTGGCTCACACTGGCGATTGCGTGATTCATATCCCATCCCATGACCATGCCCCTGCAGTCCATGCCACGGGTTCAGGCACACCACCAACACAGGCGCAAATCGATGCCCTTGGCCTGCAATTTGCGCCGTCGCGTCAAGTCAAAACGCCACGCATTGAAAACTGCGCCGTCGCACTGGAGGGGCGTTTTCTGCAACAAATCGAAGTCGGCAGCCCCGTTGTTGCCGATCTGATCTTGGTTGAAATCGTGCATATTTATGCCGCCGATGATTTGCTACACAACAATCGTGTTCACCCCGAGCCCTATGCCATTGCGGCCAGCAAACACCCCCGCAATTAA
- a CDS encoding GNAT family N-acetyltransferase yields MPFQISPCTLDDLAALFAELDQDLQARYPSLDISTVQLCDFDPAADIALIAKEATDELGCVVLKKYAAQIGELKRLYIAPTARRRGIAQQLLLMIENLARAQDYQQIILETGDQQAEAVALYLSLGYSQTPAYPPYCDNPVSICFAKHLI; encoded by the coding sequence ATGCCATTTCAAATTAGCCCGTGTACGCTTGATGATTTAGCGGCTCTATTTGCTGAACTTGATCAAGACTTGCAAGCGCGCTACCCCAGCTTGGACATCAGCACGGTGCAGCTCTGCGATTTCGATCCCGCAGCCGATATTGCACTCATCGCGAAAGAAGCTACAGATGAGCTAGGCTGTGTCGTACTCAAAAAATATGCCGCACAGATTGGCGAACTCAAGCGCCTCTATATCGCACCCACCGCACGGCGTCGTGGTATTGCGCAACAACTGCTCCTGATGATTGAAAATCTAGCCCGCGCTCAAGACTACCAGCAGATTATTCTGGAAACGGGCGATCAACAAGCCGAAGCGGTCGCACTTTACCTTAGCCTCGGTTACAGTCAGACCCCAGCTTACCCACCCTATTGCGACAATCCAGTTAGCATTTGTTTTGCCAAGCATTTGATTTAA
- a CDS encoding Rid family detoxifying hydrolase: MSKEIIHSDNAPKAVGTYSQAVKVGNTVYLSGQIGLDPVSGELADGFEAQTHRVFQNLRAVCQAAGGDLSDIVKLGVFVVDLANFAKLNEIMGEYFTAPFPARAAIQAAALPKGAIVEADAVMVLA, translated from the coding sequence ATGAGCAAAGAAATCATCCATTCAGATAATGCGCCAAAAGCCGTTGGCACGTATTCGCAAGCCGTAAAAGTGGGCAATACCGTTTACTTGTCTGGTCAAATTGGCCTTGATCCAGTGAGCGGTGAGCTGGCAGATGGTTTTGAAGCGCAAACGCATCGCGTTTTCCAAAACCTGCGCGCTGTCTGCCAAGCCGCTGGCGGCGATTTGTCTGACATTGTGAAATTAGGCGTGTTTGTCGTTGACTTGGCCAACTTTGCCAAGCTCAATGAAATCATGGGTGAATATTTCACCGCGCCATTCCCCGCTCGCGCCGCAATTCAAGCCGCCGCACTACCTAAAGGCGCGATTGTTGAAGCCGACGCGGTGATGGTACTGGCCTAA
- a CDS encoding DUF3147 family protein, producing the protein MASAYLITKYLITAAAVVGISEVASRYERIGGLLAALPIVTCLTLIWLYIEKQPSDKIANHAWYTFWYVVPTLPTFLAFPSLLTRFGFWPALGISVVATMALFLVYAQVLAQFQINLL; encoded by the coding sequence GTGGCAAGCGCCTACCTGATTACCAAATACTTGATCACGGCCGCTGCCGTGGTCGGTATTTCTGAAGTTGCAAGTCGTTACGAGCGCATCGGCGGCTTGCTAGCTGCGCTACCCATCGTGACTTGCCTAACGCTAATCTGGCTCTATATCGAAAAACAGCCTAGCGATAAAATTGCCAACCATGCGTGGTACACCTTTTGGTATGTCGTACCCACATTGCCCACGTTTTTGGCTTTCCCTAGCCTTTTAACCCGCTTTGGATTCTGGCCTGCACTGGGCATCAGTGTAGTAGCTACGATGGCCCTATTTTTAGTCTACGCCCAGGTATTGGCACAATTTCAGATTAACCTGTTGTAA
- a CDS encoding CoA-binding protein, producing MSFQNPSDAQIKAILQSCKTIAVVGLSDKTNRASHGVAKLMQQWGFKIIPVTPKPQETILGEKVYPDLASVPGEIDLVNVFRRSEEAGAVVDAAIARGAKAIWLQLDIIDEAAAARAQAAGIPIVMDRCLMVEYGRLFAD from the coding sequence ATGTCTTTTCAAAATCCAAGTGATGCGCAAATTAAAGCCATTTTGCAATCTTGCAAAACCATCGCCGTGGTGGGCTTATCAGACAAAACCAATCGCGCCAGCCATGGCGTAGCCAAGCTGATGCAGCAATGGGGTTTTAAAATCATTCCGGTCACCCCCAAACCACAAGAAACCATCCTGGGTGAAAAGGTCTACCCCGATCTGGCCAGCGTACCGGGCGAGATTGATTTGGTGAATGTTTTTCGCCGCAGCGAAGAAGCAGGCGCCGTGGTGGATGCCGCCATCGCCCGTGGTGCAAAAGCAATTTGGCTGCAATTAGACATCATCGACGAAGCGGCTGCTGCGCGAGCCCAAGCGGCGGGCATCCCCATCGTCATGGATCGTTGCTTAATGGTCGAATACGGACGACTTTTTGCGGATTAA
- the dapF gene encoding diaminopimelate epimerase: MMKLKFSKMHGLGNDFMVIDGVRQNVSLSADAIGQLGHRHFGIGFDQLLLVEKSSTPGIDFRYRIFNCDGSEVEQCGNGSRCFARFVFDQGLSDKTEIAVETAKGVIYPKLEADGNVTVNMGVPRFHPTEIPFQAPNEAIIDPLIVDGQVYDISVVSMGNPHAVQVVHSVVTAPVALHGPLIENHPRFPQKVNAGFMEVVNRNEIHLRVYERAAGETLACGTGACAAVVAGIRRGLLDETVRVHTRGGDLTISWAGVGQPVMMTGPAVTVFEGSIDI, encoded by the coding sequence ATAATGAAGCTGAAATTCAGCAAAATGCACGGCCTGGGCAATGATTTCATGGTGATTGATGGCGTTCGCCAAAATGTCTCACTCTCTGCCGATGCAATTGGTCAATTGGGTCATCGTCATTTTGGCATTGGTTTTGACCAATTATTGCTCGTTGAAAAAAGCAGCACCCCCGGTATTGATTTTCGCTATCGCATTTTTAATTGCGATGGCTCAGAAGTCGAGCAATGCGGCAATGGCTCACGTTGCTTTGCACGCTTCGTATTTGACCAAGGCCTAAGCGACAAAACTGAAATCGCGGTCGAAACGGCCAAAGGCGTGATTTACCCCAAGCTCGAAGCCGATGGCAATGTCACCGTCAATATGGGTGTACCTCGTTTTCACCCCACTGAGATTCCGTTTCAGGCCCCCAACGAAGCCATCATTGACCCGTTGATCGTCGATGGTCAGGTTTATGATATTTCCGTCGTTTCAATGGGCAATCCACACGCGGTACAAGTGGTCCATTCGGTCGTGACGGCGCCTGTGGCCCTACACGGCCCATTGATTGAAAACCATCCGCGCTTTCCGCAAAAAGTGAATGCCGGTTTTATGGAAGTGGTCAATCGCAATGAAATTCATCTACGCGTTTATGAGCGCGCAGCGGGTGAAACCCTTGCCTGCGGCACAGGCGCTTGCGCTGCCGTCGTAGCAGGTATTCGCCGTGGCCTACTCGATGAAACAGTGCGGGTTCATACTCGCGGTGGTGATTTGACCATTTCGTGGGCGGGTGTGGGTCAGCCAGTGATGATGACTGGCCCTGCGGTCACGGTTTTTGAAGGCTCAATCGACATTTAA
- a CDS encoding DUF484 family protein gives MQADDVVQWLKQNPEFFDDFADDIAQIFVPHNHGGHAVSLAERQLLTLRDRNRQLEGRLSELLQFGVENDSISDKLHQLTVDLMKANDLASIIGTLEFHLKERFTVPFMALRLWLPAGDCNLMEFSPVGEAIHRLAENLVSPYCGPYVTDEVLDWFEIGAGELKSFAQFALKTGEVPFGILVMASPDSERFYPDMGTLYLQRLSELVSAAVRRVTTTHAES, from the coding sequence ATGCAAGCGGATGATGTAGTTCAGTGGTTAAAGCAAAACCCCGAGTTTTTCGACGACTTTGCCGATGACATCGCGCAAATTTTCGTGCCGCACAATCATGGCGGGCACGCGGTTTCCTTGGCCGAGCGTCAATTACTGACATTGCGCGACCGCAATCGCCAGCTCGAAGGCCGCCTCAGTGAATTACTGCAATTTGGCGTTGAAAACGATTCAATTTCCGATAAATTACATCAACTCACCGTTGATTTAATGAAAGCAAATGATCTGGCGTCGATTATTGGCACGTTGGAATTTCATTTAAAAGAGCGCTTTACCGTGCCTTTTATGGCCCTACGCCTCTGGCTTCCTGCTGGCGATTGCAATCTCATGGAGTTTTCGCCGGTCGGTGAAGCCATTCATCGTTTGGCGGAAAACTTAGTTTCACCCTACTGCGGCCCCTATGTGACCGATGAAGTTCTTGATTGGTTTGAAATTGGTGCCGGCGAACTCAAATCATTTGCGCAATTTGCCCTAAAAACGGGCGAAGTTCCATTTGGTATTCTGGTCATGGCCAGCCCAGATAGCGAGCGTTTCTACCCCGACATGGGCACTCTATATTTACAGCGTCTCTCTGAGCTCGTGTCTGCCGCGGTGCGCCGTGTTACTACAACGCATGCTGAATCCTAA
- a CDS encoding tyrosine recombinase XerC, whose amino-acid sequence MLNPKAEAIASSEAISAQTAEQFAHFFRYLHGEKLASPHTHLAYVRDLHQLGLLSKQRDLRELIAQDIRSFVRQLASKGTSGRSIARTLSAWRVFYRVMIRDFSWPLNPVEGVKAPKSAKALPSTLNSDNAVGFLENMPDEETIAARDKAIFELAYSSGLRVSELVSLKLIDLDLPHGMASVTGKGNKTRLVPIGHPAQEALRHWLSVRALWARSNTHTVFLSKNGTPLTTRAVQLRLRHWQETLGISEPLYPHKLRHSCASHLLQSSGDLRAVQELLGHASIATTQVYTHLDFQHLAQVYDQAHPRAKSNHDETDAGKE is encoded by the coding sequence ATGCTGAATCCTAAAGCTGAAGCGATTGCCTCATCCGAAGCAATATCTGCGCAGACTGCGGAGCAGTTTGCGCATTTTTTTCGCTATTTACATGGTGAAAAGCTCGCCAGCCCACACACCCATCTTGCTTATGTGCGCGACCTGCACCAGCTTGGGCTCTTGTCTAAACAGCGCGATTTAAGAGAGCTTATCGCGCAAGACATTCGTAGTTTCGTACGCCAGTTGGCCAGCAAAGGTACTTCCGGGCGCTCTATAGCGCGGACATTATCGGCTTGGCGAGTCTTTTATCGGGTGATGATTCGCGATTTCAGCTGGCCGCTGAACCCTGTTGAAGGCGTCAAAGCTCCTAAATCTGCTAAGGCACTGCCCAGCACACTCAATAGCGATAATGCGGTTGGTTTTTTGGAAAACATGCCCGATGAGGAAACCATTGCCGCCCGGGACAAGGCCATTTTTGAATTAGCCTATTCATCAGGCTTGCGGGTTAGTGAATTAGTGAGCCTAAAGCTAATCGATCTTGATCTTCCGCACGGCATGGCGAGCGTCACCGGTAAAGGCAATAAAACGCGACTAGTCCCAATTGGTCACCCCGCGCAAGAGGCCTTGCGCCACTGGCTTTCTGTGCGGGCACTGTGGGCCAGATCGAACACTCACACGGTCTTTTTAAGCAAAAATGGCACGCCATTAACCACTCGCGCAGTGCAATTACGCCTACGCCATTGGCAAGAAACACTGGGTATTAGCGAGCCACTCTATCCGCATAAATTACGCCATAGCTGCGCCAGCCATTTATTGCAATCATCAGGCGATTTGCGTGCAGTGCAAGAGTTGCTAGGTCACGCCAGCATCGCCACCACGCAAGTCTATACTCACCTAGATTTTCAGCATCTAGCCCAAGTTTACGATCAGGCGCATCCGCGAGCCAAAAGCAATCATGATGAGACTGATGCAGGTAAAGAGTAA
- a CDS encoding adenosylmethionine--8-amino-7-oxononanoate transaminase: MKKIQSNQDLLERSLAAVWHPCTQMKRHETLPLVPIASANGVWLTDCEGHRFIDGVSSWWVNLFGHNEPRIKAAISKQMDSVEHVMLAGFTHEPVVQLSEQLGELTGLGHAFYGSDGASATEIALKMSAHYWRNLGQPKKNRFVYLADSYHGETMGALSVTDVPIFRTAYAPLVRENFSVLSPDPRLSRKDETPEQYTARALADLERVLAEHHAEIAALIVEPLVQGAVGMAMYLPEYLAQARILCDQYGVLLIADEIAVGFGRTGTMFACEQAAIKPDLICLSKGITAGYLPLAVVLCRDEIYQAFYADESAKAFLHSHSYTGNALACAAALATLQIFRDDDVIVQNRAKAIALNAVFSPIAALPQVKNWRQRGMIWAFDVIDAPATFAQHFFQNALKAGVLLRPVGNTVYFMPPYNITEQEAVQIRQAVLYSLEQAFKSA; encoded by the coding sequence ATGAAGAAAATACAAAGCAATCAAGATTTATTAGAACGTAGTCTCGCCGCTGTTTGGCACCCTTGCACACAAATGAAGCGCCATGAAACCTTGCCCTTGGTGCCAATTGCCAGCGCCAATGGCGTTTGGTTGACTGACTGCGAAGGGCATCGCTTTATTGATGGCGTGTCGAGCTGGTGGGTCAATCTTTTTGGGCATAATGAACCGCGCATTAAGGCCGCGATTAGCAAGCAAATGGATAGCGTCGAGCACGTGATGCTGGCTGGTTTTACCCACGAGCCTGTGGTGCAGTTGTCTGAACAACTGGGCGAGCTGACTGGCTTGGGGCATGCTTTTTATGGCTCGGATGGCGCTTCGGCCACCGAAATTGCTTTAAAAATGTCGGCGCACTACTGGCGAAATCTAGGTCAGCCAAAAAAAAATCGCTTTGTGTACCTTGCCGATAGCTATCACGGCGAGACGATGGGCGCGCTTTCGGTCACAGATGTGCCCATTTTCCGCACGGCATATGCGCCCTTGGTCCGTGAAAATTTCTCCGTTTTGAGTCCAGATCCGCGACTGTCACGTAAAGATGAAACCCCTGAGCAATATACTGCGCGCGCCTTGGCTGATCTGGAGCGGGTGCTCGCTGAGCATCATGCCGAAATCGCGGCTTTGATTGTCGAGCCCTTGGTGCAAGGCGCGGTGGGTATGGCGATGTATTTACCAGAATATCTGGCTCAGGCGCGTATACTCTGTGATCAGTATGGTGTTTTGTTAATCGCAGATGAAATCGCGGTAGGCTTTGGTCGTACAGGTACGATGTTTGCTTGTGAACAAGCCGCCATTAAGCCGGATCTCATCTGTTTATCCAAAGGGATTACCGCTGGTTATTTACCGCTGGCGGTGGTGCTGTGTCGCGATGAAATTTATCAAGCATTTTATGCTGATGAGAGCGCAAAGGCTTTTCTGCACTCGCATTCTTATACGGGCAATGCCTTGGCGTGCGCTGCTGCTTTGGCAACCTTACAGATTTTTCGTGACGATGATGTTATTGTGCAAAATCGCGCCAAAGCTATCGCGTTAAATGCGGTTTTTTCGCCGATTGCTGCGCTCCCGCAAGTGAAGAATTGGCGCCAGCGTGGCATGATTTGGGCATTTGATGTGATTGATGCGCCAGCGACTTTTGCGCAGCATTTCTTCCAAAATGCATTAAAAGCAGGGGTTTTATTAAGGCCCGTTGGAAATACGGTCTATTTTATGCCACCCTATAATATTACTGAACAAGAAGCGGTTCAGATTCGACAGGCTGTTTTGTATTCACTCGAACAGGCGTTCAAAAGCGCTTAA
- the ltaE gene encoding low-specificity L-threonine aldolase, protein MKTLDLRSDTVTQPTNEMRQAMANAIVGDDVYGDDPTVIELETQAAARLGKEAALFVPSGTFGNQLAILTHCQRGDEVIVGDDSHIVWHEAGAAAVIGGVQLRTLESDQGRLNPQAIKAKIRHGIDIHEPKTGLICLENAHSNGRVIPLQNMQDIWAIAQAQQVPVHLDGARVFNAATHLGVNAKEITQYCDTVMCCLSKGLAAPVGSILAGPADFIARARKLRKMLGGGLRQVGVLAAPGLIALNTMTMRLGEDHAHAQQLALALSQMDGIDIDLASVQINMVWFRFRHEIDVAALMSAFAAAHIKVNPPENGWMRLVTHWQIESTDLVRISAVLRQFAG, encoded by the coding sequence ATGAAAACCCTTGATTTACGCAGCGATACGGTGACCCAGCCGACCAATGAGATGCGTCAAGCGATGGCCAATGCCATTGTGGGCGACGATGTCTATGGTGATGACCCCACTGTCATCGAGCTAGAAACCCAAGCGGCAGCTCGCTTAGGCAAGGAAGCCGCACTTTTTGTTCCCAGCGGCACATTTGGCAATCAGCTCGCTATTTTGACGCATTGCCAGCGCGGCGATGAAGTGATTGTCGGCGATGATAGCCATATCGTCTGGCATGAAGCAGGCGCCGCGGCGGTGATTGGCGGCGTGCAATTGCGCACGCTGGAAAGCGATCAAGGTCGACTAAACCCACAGGCGATCAAAGCCAAAATCCGCCATGGCATTGATATTCATGAGCCCAAAACGGGTTTGATTTGCTTAGAAAATGCGCACTCCAATGGCCGTGTCATTCCATTGCAGAATATGCAGGATATTTGGGCGATTGCTCAAGCGCAGCAAGTTCCGGTCCACCTCGATGGCGCACGCGTTTTCAACGCAGCAACGCACTTAGGTGTGAATGCAAAAGAGATTACCCAATATTGCGACACGGTGATGTGCTGCCTCAGCAAAGGCTTGGCTGCGCCGGTTGGCTCAATCCTCGCAGGCCCCGCCGATTTTATCGCCCGTGCACGCAAATTGCGCAAAATGCTCGGCGGCGGCTTGCGCCAAGTCGGCGTCTTGGCTGCACCGGGGCTGATTGCACTCAATACCATGACAATGCGCTTAGGCGAAGATCACGCCCATGCGCAGCAACTAGCCCTGGCACTCAGTCAAATGGATGGCATAGATATCGATTTGGCCAGCGTACAAATCAATATGGTGTGGTTCCGCTTTAGGCACGAGATTGATGTGGCTGCGTTGATGAGTGCTTTTGCTGCAGCGCATATTAAAGTGAATCCCCCCGAAAACGGTTGGATGCGCTTAGTCACCCATTGGCAAATTGAATCGACAGATTTAGTGCGAATTAGCGCAGTATTGCGCCAATTTGCTGGATAA
- a CDS encoding methionine ABC transporter ATP-binding protein, with protein sequence MISLENLSKFYRVDGREIPALKRIDLNIAAGEIFGVIGHSGAGKSTLIRLINLLERPTGGRVLIDDVDLTELTSDQLRKSRQKIGMIFQHFNLLMSKTVAQNVAFPLQVAGELDKAAIATRVAELLDLVGLTDHANKYPAQLSGGQKQRVGIARALANNPKLLLCDEATSALDPQTTASVLQLLLEINQKLKLTIVLITHEMNVIRSICDRVAVIDGGEIVETGPVTQVFLHPQHPTTRRFVYESEHIDESDEADDFAHVPGKIVRLTYKGEATYQSHLSALAREYEIDFSILAGRIERIKDTPCGQLTLGLTGLNTKAMLARLADEGIVIEELRA encoded by the coding sequence GTGATTTCATTAGAAAATCTCAGTAAATTTTATCGCGTTGATGGCCGTGAAATACCGGCGCTTAAGCGCATTGATTTGAATATTGCCGCAGGAGAAATCTTCGGCGTCATCGGCCATTCTGGCGCAGGCAAATCAACCTTAATCCGCTTGATTAACTTGTTAGAGCGCCCAACGGGTGGCCGCGTCTTAATCGATGACGTTGATCTAACCGAACTGACGAGTGATCAGCTGCGTAAATCGCGCCAAAAAATTGGCATGATTTTCCAGCATTTCAACCTGCTGATGAGCAAAACCGTCGCGCAGAACGTCGCGTTTCCATTGCAAGTAGCCGGTGAGCTCGATAAAGCGGCCATTGCAACGCGAGTTGCAGAATTGCTCGATTTGGTCGGTCTGACCGATCACGCGAATAAATATCCAGCTCAGCTCTCGGGCGGCCAAAAGCAGCGCGTCGGCATTGCCCGCGCACTCGCCAATAATCCGAAATTACTGCTGTGCGATGAAGCCACTAGTGCACTCGACCCACAAACCACCGCATCGGTACTGCAATTGCTGCTGGAAATCAATCAGAAGCTCAAGCTGACCATCGTACTGATTACGCATGAAATGAATGTGATTCGTAGCATTTGCGATCGTGTTGCGGTGATTGATGGTGGCGAAATTGTCGAAACCGGCCCGGTAACACAAGTCTTTTTGCATCCGCAACATCCGACGACACGCCGCTTTGTGTACGAAAGCGAACACATCGATGAAAGCGATGAGGCCGATGATTTTGCCCATGTGCCGGGCAAAATTGTGCGACTGACTTACAAAGGTGAAGCCACTTACCAATCGCATCTAAGCGCCCTCGCCCGCGAGTATGAAATTGACTTTTCGATTCTGGCAGGCCGCATCGAGCGCATCAAAGACACGCCTTGCGGCCAGCTCACTTTGGGCCTCACTGGGCTAAACACCAAGGCCATGCTGGCTCGACTCGCAGATGAAGGCATTGTGATTGAGGAGTTGCGCGCATGA